From a single Anaerolineaceae bacterium oral taxon 439 genomic region:
- a CDS encoding 30S ribosomal protein S7 — MRRTKPEKREVMPDVRYNSQLVTNLINRIMRNGKRSLATRLVYSAMGTLSQKTGKDGLEVLETALRNVGPVMEVRPRRVGGATYQVPMEVTIGRRQTLAMRWIIDASRKKTGKSFDDCLAGELLDAYNNTGSAIRKREETHKMAEANRAFSHYRV, encoded by the coding sequence ATGCGACGAACAAAACCGGAAAAACGCGAAGTCATGCCTGACGTTCGCTACAACAGCCAGCTGGTGACGAACTTAATCAACCGAATTATGCGAAACGGCAAACGCAGCCTTGCAACCCGATTGGTATACAGTGCCATGGGAACTCTTAGCCAGAAGACCGGAAAGGATGGTCTCGAGGTTCTTGAAACTGCATTGCGCAATGTCGGTCCGGTAATGGAAGTGCGTCCTCGCCGCGTCGGCGGCGCGACGTATCAGGTCCCGATGGAAGTCACGATCGGCAGGCGGCAGACGTTAGCGATGCGCTGGATTATCGACGCTTCGCGAAAGAAAACCGGAAAAAGTTTTGACGACTGTTTAGCGGGCGAATTGCTCGACGCGTATAACAATACGGGTTCGGCGATCCGCAAACGCGAGGAAACGCATAAGATGGCGGAAGCGAACCGCGCTTTTTCGCATTATCGCGTTTAA
- a CDS encoding 30S ribosomal protein S12 — MPTINQLVRKGRKSRSVKSKAPALQYTYNSSSQRRTRVAEGAPQKRGVCTNVRATTPKKPNSALRKIARVRLSNGFEVTAYIPGEGHSLQEHSVVLVRGGRVRDLPGVRYHIVRGSLDATGVAKRGRGRSKYGTKKAKAKS, encoded by the coding sequence GTGCCAACAATTAATCAGTTAGTCAGGAAAGGTCGAAAATCCCGATCGGTTAAGAGTAAAGCGCCAGCGCTGCAGTATACCTATAACTCCAGCAGCCAGCGCCGCACTCGTGTCGCTGAGGGTGCGCCGCAGAAACGCGGCGTTTGCACGAACGTTCGCGCGACGACGCCGAAGAAGCCGAATTCGGCTCTCCGGAAGATTGCCCGCGTCCGTTTATCGAACGGTTTTGAAGTCACGGCGTATATCCCGGGCGAAGGTCATTCGTTACAGGAACACAGCGTCGTCCTGGTTCGCGGCGGACGCGTTCGCGATCTTCCGGGCGTTCGTTATCATATCGTTCGCGGTTCTTTGGACGCGACCGGCGTTGCGAAACGCGGTCGGGGCCGATCGAAATATGGGACGAAGAAGGCGAAAGCCAAGAGTTAA